Below is a window of Flammeovirga kamogawensis DNA.
TAGCCCTTGAAGGACCACAAATTGGTGCCTGACAATGTGCGTTTGTAAATAAAATACCTTGATTGGCTAACTTGTCAATATTAGGCGTTTTTACTTGTGGATGACCTCCAAGAACACCTACCCAATCGTTTAAATCGTCTACAGCAATCATTAAAACATTAGGTTTTTCATTTTCTTGAGCTGTAAGGTACAAAGGAAAAAGAATGCACATCGTAATATATAAGGCAATACGTCTCATTTCTTGTCTGTTAATTATTGATTAAAGACAACGATACTCTATTTATCTACGCACTCCAATAAAAAAATAAATTGTGTACAATCCTGCTATTTTTATGTATTTCTTAATGGTTTTAGATAGTGATTAATCTTCGAATTATATCATTTAAGGAGTCTTGTGCTTCTTTCATTACAGGAAGAAAAGGCCAAATATGTGGCATGTTTTTTCCTTCAATAACTTCTAGATTTACATTGGCTTTCTTCATCTTTAATTCGACCAATTTTGTATCTGGATACATAATGTCGTTTTGAGAAAGAAACAAGGTTGTTTCAGGAAACCCTTCAAAGTCTCCATACAAAGGAGAAATCATAGGGTCTTTCAAATCCATGGTGCCTGCACACATCTTTTTTGCACTCAATACTCCAGCTCTTGAAAGCATTGGGTCTAATTTTTCAAAAGTATTAATTTCTGGATTAGACATACTAGCATCCATTACAGGAGAAACAAGAATTAATTTAGCTGGTAATTCAATTTCATTTATTCTTAAACGCTGAATTAATGCAGTAGCTAAAGTACCCCCAACAGAATCTCCGATAATAGCAATATGGTTTGGTTGATAATTCTTTAGTGCTTTAGAATATATTGCATCAATATTTTCAGAGATTTTTGCTATCTGATTTTCTGGTGCTTTTGGATAATCACACATCCAAATTGTATAGTTCGTTTTTATTGCAATTTCTTTTATTGTATCCCAATGATGTTGAGTAGGGCCAGAAATAAATGCACCTCCATGAATAAAAATTAGTAATTTATCAGCTTTTT
It encodes the following:
- a CDS encoding alpha/beta hydrolase fold domain-containing protein, with protein sequence MKQSLAYYIILLVIKLKGIKRDFSKVPIDFKKIRKEDVKLPNNRFFKRHILQKIKVLESLITEIGCVEKADKLLIFIHGGAFISGPTQHHWDTIKEIAIKTNYTIWMCDYPKAPENQIAKISENIDAIYSKALKNYQPNHIAIIGDSVGGTLATALIQRLRINEIELPAKLILVSPVMDASMSNPEINTFEKLDPMLSRAGVLSAKKMCAGTMDLKDPMISPLYGDFEGFPETTLFLSQNDIMYPDTKLVELKMKKANVNLEVIEGKNMPHIWPFLPVMKEAQDSLNDIIRRLITI